In Gloeomargarita sp. SKYB120, the sequence CCAGTGAATCCCAATTCGGTGCGGATTTTTGTGAATGACCGGGACGTGACCGCCCAAAGTACCATTACGCGCATGTTTTTCAGTTACCGGCCTCCCAGCCCTCTACCGCCGGGGCGCAACACGGTGCGGGTAACCTACGCAGGCATGGATGGGATACCGCGTACCGTGCAATGGTCGTTCCGGGTGCAACAACCCCAGGCGCAGGTACAAATCCGGGCAGTCAGTCACAATGCCGATAGCCAACCCTTGGGGCCGGGGAGTACATTTTTAGCCACGATTAACGGCACGCCCCGTTCCCAGGCAACCATCTGGTTGATCCGCGAAGGACGGGCGCCGGAAGCCTTGAGCACTCAGGAAGTGTCGCCAGGGGTGTACGTGGCTACGAAAACCGTGCAGCCCGGGGATGTGTTTGGCAATGGCATAGTGGTGGCCCGGTTGCAGCGGGATGGGCAGGTGGTGTATGCGGCAGCCCCTCAGCCAGTCGAGTTTATCGCCACAGCGACGACAACGCCGCTGCCCCCGATTAACCCAGCGCCGTTGCCGGGACCGAGCAATCCATCTGTCATTCCTTTGCAACCGCGATTCATTAGTCACCAGGACGGCGATGAAATTCGCACTCGCGGCTTCACGTTAGTCGGGCAAACCCGTCCCCAGGCGGTGGTGCAAATCCGGGTGACATCCCAGGTGCCCTTTCTTGGGGGGGTGATCACCGTCGCGCCGCAGACCCTCGTGAATCAGGAGATTGTCGCCGATGCCAACGGGCGTTTTGAAGTGAGTGTTCCCTGGCGGGGGGTCATACCAGCAGGGGCCGAGTACCGGGTGCGGGCGGTAGCGCGTTCGGGTAATGAAACCAGTCTGCCAACCGAGCTAGTGCTGGTGCAAGCGCGATGAATACCCTGGCGGGCCGCGACATCTTGAGCATGGCGGATTTTTCAGCGGCGGAGATCCACAGCCTGCTGGAGCTAGCGCGTCTATGTAAGCAGGGGCACGCAGTTGGCAATGCCCAGGGACGAGTGTTGGGGTTGCTGTTTACCAAAGCCTCGACCCGCACCCGCGTCAGTTTTACGGTGGCCATGATGCGCTTGGGGGGCCAGGTGATTGACCTGAATCCGGGCGCAATCCAGATGGGACGCGGCGAGCCGATTGCTGATACGGCGCGGGTGTTAGACCGGTATCTGGACGTGCTGGCGATTCGCACCTTTGCCCAGGCGGACGTGGTGGCGTTTGCGGAATGGGCAACCATGCCGGTGATCAACGCCCTGACCGACTTGGAACACCCCTGTCAGGTGCTGGCGGACTTGTTGACCATCCAGGAGTGTTTCGGCGCCTTGGCGGGGCTCAAGATGGCCTACCTAGGAGATGGCAATAATGTTTGCCACTCGCTGCTGCTGGGTTGCGCCTTGATGGGAATTCATCTGACGGTGGCTACTCCTCCAGAGCACGGGCCGGATCGAGCCATTTGGCAACAGGCCCAGCAGTTGGCTGGCGATGGTACACGGCTGGTGCATACCCACGACCCGGAGGCGGCGGTGCGACAAGCGCAAGTGATTTATACCGACGTGTGGGCCAGCATGGGGCAGGAGGCGGAAAACGCCGTGCGGCTTCCCCGGTTTTTACCCTACCAGGTCAACGAGCGCCTGTTGGCCCTGGCCGATCCGAACGCCATCGTTCTACACTGCTTACCGGCCCATCGCGGTGAAGAAATTACCGAAGCTGTGCTGGAGGGAACCCAGTCGCGGGTGTGGGACCAGGCGGAAAACCGGTTACACGCTCAACAAGCCCTGTTGGCCCAGGTTTTGGGATTGGTGTAGCAGGAGACCAACAGCCGGCTTAACTTGCTGTTAACCTAAGCACAAATTAACCTTAAAACTAGCGCGGTAAATTCGCAACTGTGAGCAAAGGATGTATAGTAGAGACATGGGTTCACTGGCCTAGTCACTTATTGGTTGTTGAGGTGTGAGGTGGTGTGATGCGTGACACGTTGCTGAAGGTCTTTCAGGTTACTCCGGCCGCCCTGGGTGTGGTCGCTGCTTTAGGTGGGGTAGCGCAGGCGCAGCAAGTGCCAAGTGCTAATTCCGTCAATCCAACGCTCCAGCGAACTGAACAGTACTATGTAGGACCGTCCACGATTAATCAAGCACAAGTGACATCGGTTTCCGAGTTTGTGGATGTCAAGCCGACAGACTGGGCATTTCAGGCATTGCAGTCGCTGGTGGAACGGTATGGGTGTATTGTTGGTTTGCCGACTAAGCCGCCGACGTATCAGGGGCGGCGCGCAACTACCCGCTTTGAGTTTGCGGCTGGTTTAAATGCCTGTTTGGACCGGATTAACGAACTGATTGCTGCCTCAGTAGAGAACTTGGTGACCAAGGAAGACTTGCTAGTCATTCAGCGGTTGCAGGAAGAATTCGCGGCAGAGCTTTCTGTGATTCGCGGGCGGGTGGATGCGATTGAAGCGCGGACCGCTCTGCTAGAGCAACAGCAGTTCTCGACGGTGACCAAGCTGCGGGGTGAAGTCATCTTTGCACCCTATGGAGTGGCAGATAGTAATGTGGCCTACAACCGGATTGAGAATGAGTTGCTCCGGGGTGGACGACGTTTTACCGGTGCGACCGGAACTGGTGGTGACACGGTAGCCAGAGGTGCGGTTCGTGCGGTTCGGCCTACCGGCGATAATCCAGCGTTAATCGGGGAGAGGGCACGCACTGCAGACAGTCTAGCCTTCGGATACCGGGTGCGGTTGAACTTTGACACCAGCTTCAATGGCCGAGACCGGTTGCGGGTGCGTTTACAGGCGGGAGATGCCGCTAATCTGGCCGGAGCGACAGGTACTAATGAAGGTCGCCTGAGTTTTGACATTGTTACTGGCGGTGGTTTTCAGGTGGACCACCTGTCCTATGACTTCACGTTTGACCGGGACCGGGGGCGGGTGACGATTGCTGGTGCAAACTATGAGTTCAACGACTATTTCGACACCTATAATCCCCTAGCGTCCGATGCCTTGGGTTCCATCTCGCGGTTTGGCCGGTTTAACCCCTTGTTCTATCGTTCGGGTGATAACTCGGGTACCGGTGCCTTCATTGGCTATCGGTTCAATCCTATCTTTCGGGTGGATGCGGGTTACCTTGCTAGGAATCCAGCGCTAGGCTTTGGTGGCTCTCCCTCTGCGGCGAACCCAGAGCTTGGGCTGTTCGGTTCCAACTACACGGTGGGGGTTCTGTTCGGTGTAGAACCAACGCGCGACTTCAAGTTTGGGATTGGCTATACCCACGCCTACAATGAAACGGTCAGCCGCGATGGTGGTGCAACGGCTCAAGGCATTAGTCTGACAGGTGCCACAGGAACTGACTTTGCCATCAATCCCTTTAATCCGGCGGGGACTCCTGGACTGGCGCCTGGACTTGCTCCCATTCGCACCGCCGTCAATCTGGATACGATTAACCTGATGTTCCAGTGGCGAGCGTTGCCGCAATTCACTTTGGCGGGTTGGTTTGGTTATGGTTGGGCAAGAGGACAGAGTGATTCCCCTCCTCCACCGAATGTTCCTGGTGGTCGTGGGCAGGGGACTCGCCGCGCTAACCTTCTGACAGCGGCACTAGTGTTTGCCTTTCCGGACATCTTTGGACGACGGGGGGATTTGGCTGGTGTAATCGTTGGGATTCCACCCTACGTTGTCTCTAGCGATTGGTTTGGTAACACAACGACGGGTCCTGTAGCTGGTGTTTTCGGTGCGAACGTGCCTGCAGGTGCTCTCCCACCGTTTGCACCGGCGCGTCGGATCCGGTTGCAGGACCGGGATGTGCCAGTACATTTGGAGGCTCTCTATCGCTTCCAGGTGAACAAGTACTTGACGGTGACGCCGGGTGCGTTTGTGGTGTTCAATCCCAACGGCGACAGCCGCAACGACCCCATTGTGGTGTACACCATCCGGACAACCTTCACCTTCTAGTCTCCGCAAGCAAACCTGAACCATCAACCCAGACGGCTGGCTATGCTACGCTGGCCGTTTGGTTTTTTTGGGCGTCACGTATCATGGGACTATAGACCAGGAATCAAACCGATGAGCGAACCGACGAATCAAGAGCTGAGAGACTTATTGCAACCCCTGTTCAACCAGTTGGACCGGAAGATTGATGAGCGGTTCAACACGTTAGACAAAAAAGTTGATACCCAGCTTAACACCCTGGATAAAAGGATTGATGAACGGTTCACTATCCTGGACAAAAAGATTGATGAGCGGTTTAGCACTCTAGACAAGAAAGTGGATGAGCAATTCAACACATTGGACAAGAAGATTGACACCCAGTTCAACGCATTGGACAAGAAAGTTGAAGCTTTAGACAAGAAAATTGAAGTTCAATCTGCCGAACTCAAGGGCGAAATAAAGGCACTGGAGCAGAAAGTGATGGGTGAGATCAAACGGTTAGATGAGCGGCTCGTGAGTTTAGATAAACGTATCGCTAATGAAGAGCTGATCAGCCGAAATGCCTTTGGTGCTATCATCGCCGGTGTGGTCATTGCCCTAGTCAAATACTTGTTCTTCCCGAATCAACTTTAAGAAGCAACACCTGGGAGCAAACTCACTAAGAGAGAGTTATACATAGGAGTAGGACTTCATCCTGCTGTCCAGGGGATGACAAGCATCAGCCTCAGTCAGGTCATGCTCCAGCAGGTTGAGCAGTACTTCACCTCCCCCCAAGTGCAGGTGACATCAGTTTCTGAGTTTGTGGATGTTCAACCATCGGACTGGGCGTTTCAGGCGTTGCAGTCGCTGGCAGAACGGTACGGGTGTATTGTAAAGCCACCTGCTCATCAAGGCCGCCAGGCTACCACTCGTTTTGAGTTTGCCGCTGGATTGAACGCATGTTTGAACCAGATAAACAAACAGATGGCCGCTTCTGTAGAGAACCTAGTGACCCGAGACGACCTGCTAGTGATTCAGCGATTGCAAGAGGAGTTTGCGGCGGAATTGTCGGTGATTCGGGGGCGGGTGGATGCGATTGAAGCTCGGACCGCCCTGTTGGAGCAGCAGCAGTTTTCGACAGTAACCCAATTACGGGTTGGGTTGATTCTTTCGCCCTACGGAGTGGCCGATAGCCGAGTGGCGCGTAACCGGATTGAGAATGAGTTATTGCGGGGTCGTCGGAACCTGGCAGAGACAACCATTCGGAGTGTAGTTGCTTCCTCTAGCCCAAAAGCCCGTATAGCCGATAAGCTCGCCTTTGGTTACCGCGTCTCTTTGAATTTCGACACGAGTTTTACGGGCCAGGACCGGTTGCGGCTACGGCTGCGGGCGGGGGATGTGGCAAACCTAGCTGGAGCAACGGGCACCAATGAAGCTCGCTTGAGTTTTGATGCAGCGACCGAGGGGCGTTTTTTGGTGGACTACTTATCCTACGATTTCACCTTCGACCGCAACCGAGGCCGGGCGATGATTGCAGGGGGCAATACGGAGTTTTACGACTACTTTCCGACCTACAACCCCTTGGCGTCTGACGCAGCCGGTTCTGTTTCTCGCTTTGGCCGGTTCAATCCTCTCTTCTATCGCGCTGGGAATAACTCTGGCTCTGGTGCCTTTATTGGTTATCAATTCAACCCCACTTGGCGCGTGGATGCCGGTTATCTTGCAAGACATCCACCTGGAGCGGCCCCTGCAGCAGCTAATCCCCAGCTCGGCTTGTTTGGTTCCAACTACACCGTTGGCGTATTGTTAGGCGTTGAACCGACGCGGGACTTTAAGTTTGGGATTGGCTACACTCACACCTACAATGAGAACTTCAACACTTCTGGTCCAGGTCGAGTCGCAGCAGCGGGCATTAATCTCACAGGCGGCACAGGAACAGGCTTTGCGGTGAACCCCTTCTGCCCGCTGGGAACGCCTGCTGTCTGTGGGGCGGGGAAGGAACGTCAAGCCGTCAACATGGATACAATCAACTGGATGTTTCAGTGGCGAGCACTACCTCAATTCACGCTAGCCGGTTGGTTTGGCTACGGCTGGGCGCGCGGGAAACGGGATGGCGTTCCTGAACCCAGGGAAGGAACACGGCGGGCTAATCTTCTCACAGCCGCTTTGGTGTTTGCTTTTCCCGATGTTGTCAAGCGACGGGGGGACTTAGCTGGCCTGATTGTTGGGATTCCGCCCTATGTGGTCAACAGTGACTGGCTGGGAGCCGCAAACCATCTACCTGCAACCAATCCAGCTCGCCAGCTTCGGCTGCAAGACCGGAATGTGCCAGTGCATTTGGAAGCCCTCTATCGGTTCCAGGTGAATAAGTACTTGACGATAACGCCCGGTGCGTTTGTAGTGTTCCACCCCAACGGGGACAGCCGCAACGACCCTATCGTGGTCTACACAATTCGCACGACTTTCACTTTCTAGTTTCTGCAAACCGACCTGAACCATCAACCTAGACAGCTAACTGTTTGGTTTTTTCGGGAGTGGCGTATCATGGAACTATAGATGAACAATTAGACCCATGAGTGAACCAACGAGTCAAGAGCTGCGAGACTTGATCCAATCCCTATTCAACCAGTTGGACTGGAAGATTGACGAGCGGTTCAACACGCTGGATAAGAAAATTGATACCCAGTTTAATGCCTTAGATAAAAAGATTGATGCGCTCGAGAAGAAAGTTGATGTTCAATTTGCCGAACTCAAGGGAGAAATTCGAGCATCTGAAGAGAAACTCAGGGGGGAAATCA encodes:
- a CDS encoding iron uptake porin, which translates into the protein MRDTLLKVFQVTPAALGVVAALGGVAQAQQVPSANSVNPTLQRTEQYYVGPSTINQAQVTSVSEFVDVKPTDWAFQALQSLVERYGCIVGLPTKPPTYQGRRATTRFEFAAGLNACLDRINELIAASVENLVTKEDLLVIQRLQEEFAAELSVIRGRVDAIEARTALLEQQQFSTVTKLRGEVIFAPYGVADSNVAYNRIENELLRGGRRFTGATGTGGDTVARGAVRAVRPTGDNPALIGERARTADSLAFGYRVRLNFDTSFNGRDRLRVRLQAGDAANLAGATGTNEGRLSFDIVTGGGFQVDHLSYDFTFDRDRGRVTIAGANYEFNDYFDTYNPLASDALGSISRFGRFNPLFYRSGDNSGTGAFIGYRFNPIFRVDAGYLARNPALGFGGSPSAANPELGLFGSNYTVGVLFGVEPTRDFKFGIGYTHAYNETVSRDGGATAQGISLTGATGTDFAINPFNPAGTPGLAPGLAPIRTAVNLDTINLMFQWRALPQFTLAGWFGYGWARGQSDSPPPPNVPGGRGQGTRRANLLTAALVFAFPDIFGRRGDLAGVIVGIPPYVVSSDWFGNTTTGPVAGVFGANVPAGALPPFAPARRIRLQDRDVPVHLEALYRFQVNKYLTVTPGAFVVFNPNGDSRNDPIVVYTIRTTFTF
- the argF gene encoding ornithine carbamoyltransferase; the encoded protein is MNTLAGRDILSMADFSAAEIHSLLELARLCKQGHAVGNAQGRVLGLLFTKASTRTRVSFTVAMMRLGGQVIDLNPGAIQMGRGEPIADTARVLDRYLDVLAIRTFAQADVVAFAEWATMPVINALTDLEHPCQVLADLLTIQECFGALAGLKMAYLGDGNNVCHSLLLGCALMGIHLTVATPPEHGPDRAIWQQAQQLAGDGTRLVHTHDPEAAVRQAQVIYTDVWASMGQEAENAVRLPRFLPYQVNERLLALADPNAIVLHCLPAHRGEEITEAVLEGTQSRVWDQAENRLHAQQALLAQVLGLV
- a CDS encoding iron uptake porin, translated to MTSISLSQVMLQQVEQYFTSPQVQVTSVSEFVDVQPSDWAFQALQSLAERYGCIVKPPAHQGRQATTRFEFAAGLNACLNQINKQMAASVENLVTRDDLLVIQRLQEEFAAELSVIRGRVDAIEARTALLEQQQFSTVTQLRVGLILSPYGVADSRVARNRIENELLRGRRNLAETTIRSVVASSSPKARIADKLAFGYRVSLNFDTSFTGQDRLRLRLRAGDVANLAGATGTNEARLSFDAATEGRFLVDYLSYDFTFDRNRGRAMIAGGNTEFYDYFPTYNPLASDAAGSVSRFGRFNPLFYRAGNNSGSGAFIGYQFNPTWRVDAGYLARHPPGAAPAAANPQLGLFGSNYTVGVLLGVEPTRDFKFGIGYTHTYNENFNTSGPGRVAAAGINLTGGTGTGFAVNPFCPLGTPAVCGAGKERQAVNMDTINWMFQWRALPQFTLAGWFGYGWARGKRDGVPEPREGTRRANLLTAALVFAFPDVVKRRGDLAGLIVGIPPYVVNSDWLGAANHLPATNPARQLRLQDRNVPVHLEALYRFQVNKYLTITPGAFVVFHPNGDSRNDPIVVYTIRTTFTF